GAGCTCGAAAAACTAGCCGGGGAGTACTTCAAGGAGAGGCTTGAAAAACTCGGCAAAGTCGGAGCCAAACCTCTTCGCTTTGAACTCTTCCCGCCCTGCGTCAAGGAGGCATTGAAAGGAGTTCCAGCCGGAATGAGGAACTATGCTATAACTGTTCTTCTAACGAGCTTCCTGAGCTATGCGCGCCTCTGCCCGAACCCACCTAGAAAGGACGTCAGGATTAAGGACTGCGTGAGCGATTTGAGGGTTGTTGAGGAGGAGATACTCCCCGTCATCATAGAGGCAGGAAACCGATGTAAGCCGCCTCTTTTCGAGGATCAGCCCCACGAGATAAAGAACATCTGGTACCACCTCGGGTTCGGCTTGACCGATAAACCAACCCTGGAGGACAGCGGGAATTCGACATGGTACTTTCCGCCGAACTGCGACAAGATAAGGGCCAATGCACCCCAGCTGTGCAAACCGGACAAGCACTGCCGTGGAATTAAAAACCCGCTGACGTACTATCTGAGAAGACTCGCAAGGGAAGAGAAAAGTGGAGAAAACCAAGGGGGAGACAACGGTGGCTGAACTCCTGAGAGAGGTTAGTAGGGAGGAGAGGGAGCTCTACTATCGAACCGAATGGAAAGCGGAGAGAATACCTGACTTCATACTGGAGAGCCTTGAGAGGCGCGAGTTCGGCTTCGACCATACCGGGGAGGGACCAAGCGACAGGAAGAACGTATTCACCGACGTAAGGGACCTGGAGGACTACGTTAAAGCCACTTCACCCTACGCGATATACACCTCCGTTGCGCTCTACAGGGAGCCCGCCGAGATGGAGGGCTGGCTCGGGGCGGAGCTTGTCTTTGATATAGACGCGAAGGACCTGCCTTTAAGGAGATGCCTCAACAGGCATCCGAGCGGTCAGGTCTGTCCGCTCTGCCTTGAAGATGCGAAGGAACTCGCGAGGGACACGCTGATAGTCCTAAAGGAGGACCTCGGGTTTGAAAATGTCCACGTTGTCTATTCCGGCAGGGGCTACCACATCAGGGTTCTCGACAAGTGGGCACTGAAACTGGACGCAAAGGCTCGCGAGAGGATTCTTGCCTACATCAGCGCCTCGGAGGAGGTGACC
This genomic window from Thermococcus sp. contains:
- the priS gene encoding DNA primase catalytic subunit PriS encodes the protein MAELLREVSREERELYYRTEWKAERIPDFILESLERREFGFDHTGEGPSDRKNVFTDVRDLEDYVKATSPYAIYTSVALYREPAEMEGWLGAELVFDIDAKDLPLRRCLNRHPSGQVCPLCLEDAKELARDTLIVLKEDLGFENVHVVYSGRGYHIRVLDKWALKLDAKARERILAYISASEEVTYEDVMSRRIMLSSGYFRVFRLRFGYFISRANENHLVNAGIKRSIARKILNEESREKIVRSFVEKGLLAAFPSGVGYKTLIRLFSISGTFSKAYFDGRVTVDVKRILRLPSSLHSKVGLIATYIGPDERKLEKFNPFNDAVPEFRKEEVREAYEEWESSQ